A single Vulcanisaeta distributa DSM 14429 DNA region contains:
- a CDS encoding sn-glycerol-1-phosphate dehydrogenase has product MASVQRKSLEMYEIPRVVVFGPNAISKVPEILSKIGLDGLRGLILIGPHFGKHLIEKIECRICDVEEVDEISPERIIELSNRYAHVTDYIIALGGGRIIDFGKAMAYMMNVPYVSIPTIASHDGIASPYVSHVLQLDLNKHGVGKVQRSPIAIIADTSIILEAPRRYLLAGIGELVGKLIAVKDWELAVRVKGEEFSEYAAALAKDSALIVLRNRDRLKVHNEESVRIVVKALLGCGVAMAIAGSSRPCSGSEHLFSHAIDLLARERGFRPALHGEQVALGAIMMAYLHGMRWRRIRSFLQSLNIPVTAKELGLDREIIIEALTIAHNVRPDRFTILGAGLTRKAAENLVEITGVA; this is encoded by the coding sequence ATGGCCTCAGTGCAGCGTAAGTCATTGGAGATGTATGAGATTCCTCGTGTCGTGGTATTTGGACCCAACGCCATTAGTAAGGTACCCGAAATACTGAGTAAGATAGGGCTTGATGGATTAAGGGGTTTGATCCTCATCGGCCCTCACTTCGGTAAGCACTTAATTGAGAAGATTGAATGCAGGATTTGCGATGTTGAGGAGGTTGATGAAATAAGTCCTGAGAGAATTATCGAATTATCGAATAGGTACGCCCACGTCACTGATTACATAATAGCCCTTGGTGGTGGTAGGATAATTGATTTCGGTAAGGCCATGGCTTACATGATGAATGTACCCTACGTATCAATACCAACGATAGCGTCTCACGACGGTATAGCAAGCCCGTACGTATCACACGTACTTCAACTTGACCTTAATAAGCATGGGGTTGGTAAGGTTCAGAGGTCTCCAATAGCCATCATTGCTGACACGTCGATAATACTCGAGGCGCCAAGGAGGTACTTACTAGCCGGTATTGGTGAGTTAGTTGGTAAGTTAATAGCTGTTAAGGATTGGGAATTAGCCGTCAGGGTTAAGGGTGAGGAGTTCAGTGAGTATGCGGCGGCCCTCGCCAAGGATAGCGCATTGATAGTCCTTAGGAATAGGGATAGGTTGAAGGTTCATAATGAGGAGAGCGTTAGGATAGTAGTAAAGGCGTTGCTGGGTTGTGGAGTCGCTATGGCCATTGCCGGTAGCTCAAGGCCATGTAGCGGTTCCGAGCATTTATTTAGCCACGCGATAGACCTGTTGGCGAGGGAAAGGGGGTTCAGACCTGCACTGCATGGTGAGCAGGTGGCGCTCGGCGCGATAATGATGGCTTACCTACACGGCATGAGGTGGAGGAGGATAAGGTCATTCCTTCAGAGCCTGAACATTCCAGTCACGGCTAAGGAACTCGGTCTCGATAGGGAAATAATAATTGAGGCGTTGACAATAGCGCATAATGTTAGGCCCGATAGATTCACCATATTGGGGGCTGGCTTAACGCGTAAGGCTGCTGAAAACCTCGTTGAGATTACGGGCGTTGCCTAA
- a CDS encoding thioredoxin family protein, whose translation MNSNMGDKEDEELSKLLEKKARELAKAVGNEPVELSGDNFDDFIRSKRVVVVDFWAPWCAPCFLLEPILKALAKEMPCVGFGRLNTQEWPDVAAKYDVMSLPTVIIFKDGEPADFVIGAVPKKIIADKIRRVLNEN comes from the coding sequence ATGAACAGTAATATGGGTGATAAGGAGGATGAGGAGTTGAGCAAGTTATTGGAGAAGAAGGCTAGGGAGTTAGCTAAGGCTGTGGGTAATGAGCCTGTTGAGTTGAGTGGGGATAATTTTGATGATTTCATAAGGAGTAAGAGGGTTGTGGTTGTTGATTTCTGGGCGCCCTGGTGTGCGCCGTGTTTTCTACTTGAGCCGATCTTAAAGGCGCTGGCTAAGGAGATGCCGTGTGTTGGTTTTGGTAGGTTGAATACTCAGGAGTGGCCCGACGTTGCTGCTAAGTATGATGTGATGAGCCTACCTACTGTGATAATATTTAAGGATGGTGAGCCCGCGGATTTCGTGATTGGTGCTGTGCCTAAGAAGATAATTGCTGATAAAATAAGGAGGGTTCTTAACGAGAATTAA
- a CDS encoding aspartate aminotransferase family protein, with amino-acid sequence MGRTEEILKELDEYLMTNLYPTHRIVVREARDIYVYDVDGNAYLDFMTVVTTALLGHNPPGLADAITETAKRLIAGNGYNWYTEELLNAAKAVLSLFPDRNMYNKVHFKLSGSEGIELALKIAKRYTKNTYVMYLMGGYHGRTYLTGSYHGMRRKEYGPLPPGTLIAPFPYPYRCPFGDMPPEECGKAAVETIEYYINYVAIKDVCCLVTEPIQGVGGIVVPPKDFFERLKRVLDTYGILLIFDEVQSGMGRTGTTWAFEQFNVKPDIVVAAKGMTGGLPASAVVTRKEIASAMQLNDEHSTFGASALIMAAVKATVDYYNMHKEELLSNAKRMGEYAMKRLMELYDKHPLIGEVRGLGLMIGIELVKNRKTKEPATKETSDICLNRALKRGVLFVTSGWNGNVIRFAPPLTVKQEHIDKAIDVLDKSLGEVEREENIK; translated from the coding sequence ATGGGAAGGACTGAGGAAATTCTTAAGGAGCTAGATGAATATCTAATGACGAACTTATACCCAACCCACAGGATTGTTGTTAGGGAGGCCCGCGATATCTACGTTTATGATGTTGATGGAAATGCCTACCTGGACTTCATGACCGTAGTAACCACCGCACTACTCGGTCATAACCCGCCGGGACTTGCCGACGCGATCACTGAGACTGCAAAGCGATTAATTGCTGGCAATGGCTATAACTGGTACACGGAGGAATTACTTAATGCGGCAAAGGCCGTGTTAAGCCTATTCCCCGACAGGAACATGTATAATAAGGTCCACTTCAAGCTAAGTGGCTCTGAGGGCATCGAGTTGGCGCTTAAGATTGCAAAGAGGTACACAAAGAATACGTACGTGATGTACCTAATGGGTGGTTATCACGGTAGGACATACCTAACTGGTTCATACCATGGAATGAGGAGGAAGGAGTATGGGCCATTACCGCCAGGCACGTTAATAGCGCCATTCCCATACCCATATAGGTGTCCATTTGGTGACATGCCGCCAGAGGAGTGTGGTAAGGCTGCCGTCGAAACCATCGAGTATTACATTAATTACGTGGCCATTAAGGACGTGTGTTGCCTAGTCACTGAGCCTATACAGGGTGTTGGCGGTATCGTGGTACCACCGAAGGACTTTTTCGAGAGGCTGAAGAGGGTCCTCGATACATACGGCATATTGCTAATATTTGATGAGGTCCAGAGTGGCATGGGTAGGACAGGCACCACCTGGGCCTTCGAGCAATTCAACGTTAAGCCTGACATAGTTGTTGCGGCTAAGGGCATGACTGGTGGATTGCCAGCATCAGCCGTCGTGACTAGGAAGGAGATTGCCTCTGCAATGCAGTTGAATGATGAACACTCGACCTTTGGAGCCTCGGCGTTAATTATGGCCGCCGTTAAGGCAACCGTTGATTACTACAACATGCATAAGGAGGAGCTGTTAAGCAATGCCAAGAGGATGGGTGAGTATGCAATGAAGAGATTGATGGAGCTTTACGATAAGCACCCACTGATTGGTGAGGTCAGGGGGTTAGGGCTCATGATTGGTATTGAACTAGTTAAGAATAGGAAGACTAAGGAGCCGGCGACTAAGGAGACGAGCGACATATGCCTTAATAGGGCATTGAAGAGGGGCGTGCTATTCGTGACCAGTGGTTGGAATGGCAACGTCATTAGGTTTGCGCCGCCATTAACCGTCAAGCAGGAGCACATTGATAAGGCAATAGACGTACTTGATAAGTCACTTGGTGAGGTGGAGAGGGAGGAGAATATTAAGTAA
- a CDS encoding adenylate kinase: protein MKIVLVAVPGSGKSTTLKFVKEMLPDVTIVNYGDYMLEIAKRQYGITNRDDMRKKLPVEEYRKVQELAAEEIAKLPGDVIIDTHASIRVQGGFYPGLPDRIITKLRPDAIVLMEFDPKDILERRAKDVGLRDREQESPEDIEMHQLANRYYAFAAANAGECSVYILDFRRRPQSRPFEHAEIAAKFIVDLIMRSRGTKQ from the coding sequence GTGAAGATTGTACTTGTTGCTGTACCGGGTAGTGGTAAGTCAACGACTTTGAAGTTTGTTAAGGAGATGTTACCTGACGTGACCATTGTTAACTACGGCGATTACATGCTTGAGATAGCCAAGAGACAGTATGGAATTACCAATAGGGATGATATGAGGAAGAAACTGCCGGTTGAGGAGTATAGGAAGGTTCAGGAACTCGCGGCTGAGGAGATCGCAAAATTGCCCGGCGACGTTATTATAGACACCCACGCAAGTATTAGGGTTCAAGGTGGTTTCTACCCAGGCCTTCCCGACAGGATAATAACGAAGCTTAGACCCGACGCCATAGTACTCATGGAGTTCGACCCAAAGGACATACTTGAGAGGAGGGCTAAGGATGTGGGTCTCAGGGATAGGGAGCAGGAGTCGCCTGAGGACATAGAAATGCATCAATTAGCCAATAGGTATTATGCATTTGCAGCGGCAAACGCCGGTGAGTGCTCGGTGTACATCCTGGACTTCAGGAGGAGGCCTCAATCAAGGCCCTTTGAGCATGCCGAGATAGCCGCGAAGTTCATTGTTGACTTAATAATGAGGAGTAGGGGTACGAAGCAGTAG
- a CDS encoding TRASH domain-containing protein, with product MPFILNNAQGQLRCSNCGRIIIGQPIVVKTCCVNKPWVFCSEECYNEFLRRWVRNQEPHKGRSSLRRDVL from the coding sequence ATGCCATTCATACTAAATAATGCGCAGGGACAATTAAGGTGCTCAAACTGCGGAAGGATAATAATTGGTCAGCCAATAGTAGTTAAGACATGCTGTGTAAATAAGCCATGGGTTTTCTGCTCCGAGGAATGCTATAATGAATTCCTAAGAAGGTGGGTAAGGAATCAGGAACCACATAAGGGAAGGAGTTCATTAAGGAGAGATGTGTTGTAA
- a CDS encoding inorganic phosphate transporter — translation MAYTLVINYALAFLLSFLVSGNNLSANAGAAVGSRSIDYKYAVIIALLGYILGLWLQGTYMRANVVSGDVAMVAMAVTIVIFIVGESMRVPMSLTGSLYASLVGASLALGRMMGNAVFVLGYWLSLPIIVMLLSYILYKSLGALSRLSFRYVGIYRVLSILTVFLLSFSFGANNLGLLWALLNFSYKGLLLIIISSILGVLLIGWRTLYRLSTGLFTLGPLTSFTVQLFSFIAMEIGTIYSVPMPVTVTTSFGLVGVGAAHRFRIINLKYFNELILGFIVSIIIGLVFGYVLIRVI, via the coding sequence ATGGCGTATACCCTGGTCATAAATTACGCGCTGGCATTTTTATTGTCATTCCTAGTCTCTGGGAATAACCTATCAGCTAACGCTGGCGCTGCCGTTGGCTCCAGGTCAATTGATTATAAATATGCCGTAATAATTGCATTACTTGGTTATATACTTGGGTTATGGCTGCAGGGTACTTACATGAGGGCTAATGTGGTGAGTGGTGACGTTGCCATGGTGGCCATGGCTGTTACCATAGTGATATTCATAGTTGGCGAGAGCATGAGGGTTCCAATGTCACTAACAGGCTCCCTATACGCAAGCCTGGTTGGCGCTTCACTGGCGTTGGGGCGCATGATGGGGAATGCGGTCTTCGTACTTGGTTACTGGTTGTCCCTGCCCATAATCGTAATGTTACTTTCATACATTCTCTATAAATCCTTGGGTGCCCTTTCGAGGTTGTCGTTTAGGTACGTGGGCATTTACCGCGTATTATCCATACTCACAGTCTTCCTGCTATCCTTCTCCTTCGGTGCAAATAACCTTGGATTACTATGGGCACTACTAAACTTTAGTTATAAGGGGCTGTTGCTAATAATCATTAGTTCAATACTTGGCGTATTACTAATTGGTTGGAGAACACTGTATAGACTCAGCACTGGTCTATTCACGTTGGGGCCGTTAACCAGCTTCACCGTTCAGCTATTCTCGTTCATTGCCATGGAGATCGGGACCATATACTCGGTGCCGATGCCCGTCACGGTAACCACGTCCTTCGGTCTAGTGGGTGTCGGGGCAGCGCATAGGTTTAGGATAATAAACCTGAAGTACTTCAATGAGTTAATACTTGGCTTCATAGTATCGATAATTATCGGCCTCGTGTTTGGCTACGTATTAATTAGGGTCATTTAG
- a CDS encoding DJ-1/PfpI family protein, producing the protein MKALVIVADMSYEGEYSMAVQALRQLGMEVNSGLISKNANVNFDIDLTDKLGEDVLGGYDVVIFIGGYWAYYAVTGKEMPGRVKPMVNREAFEKLLTQSVSGGKKTILPLATPAYAAKLGLLRGKRATVYPTTDLIGILRGNGVDYVNEDFVIDGNVITLKRITVEFLTKALNK; encoded by the coding sequence ATGAAGGCATTAGTAATTGTCGCTGACATGTCGTATGAAGGGGAATACTCAATGGCAGTACAGGCACTTAGGCAGCTGGGTATGGAGGTTAATTCAGGACTAATTAGTAAGAATGCGAATGTTAACTTCGACATTGATCTAACGGATAAATTGGGCGAGGATGTTCTTGGTGGTTATGATGTTGTGATCTTCATAGGTGGTTACTGGGCCTACTACGCCGTTACTGGTAAGGAAATGCCAGGTAGGGTTAAGCCCATGGTTAATAGGGAGGCCTTCGAGAAGTTACTTACCCAGTCAGTAAGTGGTGGTAAGAAGACAATACTGCCCCTTGCAACTCCAGCTTACGCCGCTAAGCTTGGTCTATTAAGGGGTAAGAGGGCTACGGTTTATCCAACCACGGACTTAATAGGCATCTTAAGGGGTAATGGTGTTGATTATGTTAATGAGGATTTCGTAATCGATGGTAACGTTATAACCCTTAAGAGGATTACCGTGGAATTCCTTACCAAGGCCCTTAATAAGTAA
- a CDS encoding 30S ribosomal protein S27ae: MPKEVKARAHTWYEVDYEKGTIKFLRRICPRCGSVMAYHKVPVPRWACGKCGYTIFEQVRAR; encoded by the coding sequence ATGCCCAAGGAAGTGAAAGCACGGGCGCATACGTGGTATGAGGTTGATTATGAAAAGGGTACAATAAAGTTTCTAAGGAGGATCTGCCCAAGATGTGGCTCGGTAATGGCATATCACAAAGTCCCTGTGCCTAGATGGGCTTGTGGCAAGTGCGGCTATACGATATTTGAGCAGGTTAGGGCCCGATAA
- a CDS encoding acetate--CoA ligase family protein produces MVVRGMNPIIAKALEEGRYKLLEHESFELLRQYNIPVPDFALVQDVNDALKVVKDIGYPVVLKVVSPDIIHKSDVGGVILNISNDDELRSACERIRSNIKEKAPYARISGFLVQRMVPEGLETIIGATKDPIFGHVIAFGLGGVMVEVLQDVSFRIVPITEEDARAMVREIKGYRLFNGYRNMPVRDEEAVIYIITKFSELLSDNPNIVEADLNPVIVLERGKGAYAADARFIIGSV; encoded by the coding sequence ATGGTGGTGAGGGGTATGAACCCGATAATTGCGAAGGCGCTTGAGGAGGGTAGGTATAAACTGCTTGAGCATGAATCCTTCGAGCTACTTAGGCAGTATAATATACCAGTCCCCGACTTTGCGTTGGTTCAGGACGTCAATGATGCTTTGAAGGTTGTTAAGGACATAGGCTATCCAGTGGTATTAAAGGTCGTCTCGCCAGACATTATTCATAAGTCGGACGTTGGTGGCGTAATACTAAATATAAGTAATGATGATGAGCTCAGGAGCGCCTGCGAGAGAATTAGGAGTAACATTAAGGAAAAAGCCCCATACGCCAGGATAAGCGGCTTCCTAGTACAGAGGATGGTGCCCGAGGGATTAGAGACAATAATTGGCGCAACCAAGGACCCAATCTTTGGTCATGTAATAGCCTTTGGCCTTGGCGGTGTAATGGTTGAGGTGCTGCAAGACGTGAGTTTCAGGATAGTGCCTATCACAGAGGAGGATGCCAGGGCAATGGTTAGGGAGATAAAGGGCTATAGGCTCTTTAATGGTTATAGAAACATGCCCGTGAGGGATGAGGAGGCCGTTATCTACATAATAACGAAGTTCTCAGAGCTCTTATCTGATAATCCAAACATCGTTGAGGCAGACCTAAACCCAGTCATTGTACTTGAGAGGGGTAAGGGTGCCTACGCGGCTGATGCTAGGTTTATAATTGGGTCTGTGTGA
- a CDS encoding NifB/NifX family molybdenum-iron cluster-binding protein yields MVKIAIATDDGKSISDGHFAHAKKYIIYELNEDTKDIKLVESRDNPLGNIPDTDDPTVIHEALSRLGIPMHGIVKYQWLHENVLRDVDAVIASGACETSYEYFTSMGIQLFFVEPGTPIDTLIEQLRNAANEEDIK; encoded by the coding sequence ATGGTAAAGATTGCAATAGCTACGGATGATGGGAAGTCAATAAGCGATGGTCACTTTGCACATGCTAAGAAATACATAATATATGAACTTAATGAGGACACTAAGGATATCAAGCTCGTGGAAAGTAGGGATAACCCCCTTGGTAATATCCCGGATACTGATGATCCGACCGTGATTCATGAGGCGCTGTCTAGGTTAGGGATCCCAATGCATGGTATCGTTAAATATCAATGGCTTCATGAGAATGTATTAAGGGATGTTGACGCGGTAATAGCCAGTGGGGCTTGTGAGACAAGTTACGAGTATTTTACGTCAATGGGTATCCAATTATTCTTTGTTGAGCCAGGTACCCCAATAGATACGCTTATTGAGCAGTTGAGGAACGCAGCCAATGAAGAGGACATTAAGTGA
- a CDS encoding acetate--CoA ligase family protein: MEEQKQQPQEAKAVSEASLTITSPLDLLFNPRSVAIIGATPRENSVGGVITKNLLTKFKGKVYLVNPKYDEVNGIKYYKSILDIQDNIDLAVIVVPAPAVPKVADECARKGVKVAIIISGGFSEVGEEGAKLEEELRKVVQNRIRVLGPNCIGVYNAFNGLDTFFLPEDRMGRPKPGPVALISQSGAVAGAILDWAARRNIGVGLAVNYGNKLDINEAELLEYFARDSRVKVIVMYMEGLKYPGEGKKLLEVMKEVSSVKPLVVYKAGRTRAATGAVKSHTAALAGNYEIYRAMLRQANVIEADNLTDAFDMAKALATQPLPRGNRVLVITDSGGMGIQSVDALDMRGLQVPELSESLQEILRKQLPPLAVTRNPIDLTGSATDAMYKFVLDTVLPTSYVDMALIIALMQIPGLTANLGNYIIEAKRFNKPIVVVSFGGNEYVAKFESYLEENGIPVYHAPHRAAKALWALYEYSKIKGAAKEWW, encoded by the coding sequence ATGGAGGAGCAAAAACAGCAACCTCAGGAGGCTAAGGCGGTCTCTGAAGCATCATTAACAATCACGTCACCACTCGATTTATTGTTTAATCCAAGGTCCGTCGCGATAATCGGGGCCACACCTAGGGAGAACAGTGTCGGCGGTGTCATCACGAAAAACCTACTCACTAAATTTAAGGGTAAAGTTTACCTAGTCAATCCCAAGTATGATGAGGTCAATGGCATTAAGTACTATAAGTCAATACTCGATATTCAGGACAATATTGACTTAGCGGTCATCGTTGTTCCGGCGCCGGCTGTTCCGAAGGTCGCGGATGAGTGCGCCAGAAAGGGCGTTAAGGTCGCGATAATAATCAGCGGTGGTTTCAGTGAAGTTGGTGAGGAGGGCGCTAAGCTTGAGGAGGAGTTGAGGAAGGTTGTTCAAAACCGCATTAGAGTGCTTGGTCCCAACTGCATTGGCGTTTACAATGCCTTTAATGGCCTAGACACATTCTTCCTTCCTGAGGATAGGATGGGCAGGCCCAAACCCGGTCCCGTAGCCTTAATTAGCCAAAGTGGTGCTGTGGCTGGTGCAATCCTTGATTGGGCAGCCAGGAGAAATATAGGCGTTGGGTTAGCTGTAAACTATGGAAATAAGCTCGATATTAATGAGGCAGAGCTCCTCGAGTACTTTGCTAGGGATAGTAGGGTTAAGGTCATTGTTATGTACATGGAGGGGTTGAAGTACCCTGGGGAGGGGAAGAAATTACTTGAGGTCATGAAGGAGGTGTCCAGTGTTAAGCCACTAGTAGTTTATAAGGCTGGTAGAACTAGGGCGGCAACGGGCGCCGTCAAGTCTCACACGGCTGCCCTGGCGGGTAATTACGAAATTTACAGGGCAATGCTAAGGCAGGCCAATGTCATTGAGGCAGATAATCTGACGGATGCTTTCGACATGGCCAAGGCACTGGCCACACAACCACTACCCAGGGGTAACAGGGTGTTGGTTATAACCGATAGTGGTGGTATGGGGATTCAATCCGTGGATGCCCTGGACATGCGTGGACTACAGGTTCCTGAACTATCCGAAAGCCTTCAGGAAATACTGAGGAAGCAACTACCTCCTTTAGCCGTTACCCGTAACCCAATTGACTTGACGGGTAGTGCCACGGACGCCATGTACAAGTTCGTCCTAGACACCGTACTACCAACGAGCTATGTCGATATGGCGTTAATAATAGCCTTAATGCAGATACCAGGCCTAACGGCGAACCTGGGCAATTACATAATCGAGGCTAAGAGATTTAATAAGCCGATAGTTGTCGTTAGCTTTGGCGGTAACGAGTACGTGGCTAAGTTTGAGAGTTACCTGGAGGAGAATGGAATACCTGTTTACCACGCACCGCATAGGGCTGCTAAGGCGTTGTGGGCGTTATATGAATATTCAAAAATAAAGGGTGCAGCCAAGGAATGGTGGTGA
- a CDS encoding sulfide-dependent adenosine diphosphate thiazole synthase, whose translation MAGIYISESSITRAIMRSALKMLDEYSSVDVAIVGAGPSGMTAAYYLAKAGLKTIVLERRFSFGGGIGGAASHLPSIVVEYPASDILSKDFGVRLQDMGDGLFAVDPAEMIAKLAVRAIDAGAKFLLGVHVDDVIIRDNPPRVAGLAVYWSTVQMAGVHTDPFFIEAKAVVDATGHDAEVAAVTTRKNPDLGLAIHGEKSAHASVAEDLVVKYTGRVMEGLYVTGMAVAAVYGLPRMGPIFGSMIMSGKRVAELIINDLRR comes from the coding sequence ATGGCGGGCATATATATTTCGGAGTCGAGCATTACCCGTGCAATAATGAGGAGCGCCTTGAAGATGCTTGATGAGTACTCAAGCGTTGATGTTGCAATTGTCGGTGCCGGCCCGTCAGGCATGACCGCGGCTTATTACCTGGCTAAGGCGGGCTTAAAGACCATTGTGCTGGAGAGGAGGTTCTCCTTCGGTGGTGGTATTGGTGGTGCCGCCAGTCATTTACCTAGCATAGTGGTTGAGTACCCAGCCTCCGATATACTGAGTAAGGACTTTGGTGTTAGGCTTCAGGACATGGGTGATGGGTTGTTCGCGGTGGACCCCGCCGAAATGATAGCAAAGCTTGCGGTTAGGGCAATCGATGCAGGCGCTAAATTCCTCCTGGGCGTTCATGTAGATGATGTGATAATTAGGGATAATCCGCCCAGGGTTGCTGGTCTCGCGGTCTACTGGTCAACGGTGCAAATGGCGGGCGTTCATACAGATCCATTCTTCATAGAGGCTAAGGCCGTGGTCGATGCCACAGGCCATGATGCCGAGGTAGCTGCCGTGACTACAAGGAAGAACCCAGACCTTGGCTTGGCAATTCATGGCGAGAAGTCGGCACATGCCTCGGTTGCTGAGGACTTGGTTGTTAAGTATACGGGTAGGGTTATGGAGGGGCTTTACGTGACTGGTATGGCAGTTGCTGCCGTGTATGGATTACCGAGGATGGGGCCTATATTCGGTTCAATGATAATGAGTGGTAAGAGGGTTGCTGAGTTAATAATTAATGATTTGAGGCGATGA
- a CDS encoding glycosyltransferase family 4 protein: protein MVIRVLHLSWEYPPHMVGGLGRHVYHITRHLVKDGVDTTVMSIALPGSPPSEEVEGVHVRRVDPFRFRSTGFITWVLNFNEEMIEEALRLYDKWDFDLIHVHDWLTGPAGIALKHLLHKPLVATIHATEAGRRGGIHNEEQLVIHSWEWRTTYEAWKVIVCSNYMMNEVSAVHGVPKDKLIMIPNGIDVSYIDSVSVKPGFRDLYAMPSEKIIVFVGRLVHEKGPDLVLAAFRELLKWDWNLKLLVIGDGPMREYLMGLAHDWGIWNKVYFTGRVNDETLYSILKVSDLAILPSRYEPFGITILEAMAAGLAVITTRVGGPDEIVRDWYNGVKVSPNNVDEIINVAKILLSNDELRRGIARNARDSVLRWYTWDRIARWTKKVYQDVLEEYENARWVSMW, encoded by the coding sequence GTGGTAATCCGCGTTCTCCACCTGTCCTGGGAATACCCACCCCACATGGTCGGTGGGTTAGGAAGGCATGTTTATCACATTACGAGACATTTAGTCAAGGATGGTGTTGATACAACGGTGATGAGCATAGCGCTACCTGGCTCACCACCCTCTGAGGAGGTCGAGGGGGTTCATGTTAGGAGGGTTGACCCATTCAGGTTTAGGTCAACGGGTTTCATCACATGGGTCCTGAACTTCAACGAGGAAATGATTGAGGAGGCCCTCAGGCTTTATGATAAGTGGGATTTTGACCTGATTCACGTCCATGATTGGCTAACGGGACCCGCAGGTATCGCACTTAAGCACCTGCTTCACAAACCCCTGGTTGCCACTATACACGCCACTGAGGCCGGTAGGCGCGGTGGTATTCACAATGAGGAGCAACTCGTAATACATTCGTGGGAGTGGAGGACGACCTACGAAGCGTGGAAGGTCATTGTTTGTAGTAACTACATGATGAACGAGGTCTCGGCAGTGCACGGAGTCCCAAAGGATAAATTAATAATGATTCCCAATGGAATCGACGTATCCTACATAGACTCCGTAAGCGTGAAGCCCGGCTTCAGGGACCTATATGCAATGCCCAGTGAGAAGATTATAGTCTTCGTTGGTAGGCTCGTTCATGAGAAGGGGCCCGACCTAGTACTGGCGGCATTCAGGGAGTTATTGAAGTGGGATTGGAACCTGAAGCTCCTGGTTATTGGTGATGGGCCAATGAGGGAGTACCTAATGGGTCTCGCCCATGATTGGGGCATTTGGAACAAGGTGTACTTCACGGGTAGGGTTAATGATGAAACACTATACTCAATACTTAAGGTCTCAGACCTGGCAATACTACCCAGTAGGTATGAGCCCTTTGGAATAACAATACTCGAGGCCATGGCCGCAGGCCTCGCTGTAATCACGACTAGGGTTGGCGGGCCTGATGAGATTGTGCGTGATTGGTACAATGGGGTTAAGGTATCTCCTAATAACGTTGATGAGATAATAAACGTGGCCAAGATACTACTCAGCAATGATGAGTTGAGGAGGGGCATAGCAAGGAATGCTAGGGACTCCGTGCTCAGGTGGTATACCTGGGATAGAATTGCCCGTTGGACGAAGAAGGTTTACCAGGACGTGCTTGAGGAGTATGAAAATGCGAGGTGGGTATCGATGTGGTGA